TTTGTAGATTCACAAGGTGAGATACTTTATGAGACATTAGGCCATCGTGGTGTGGAGTGTTTTGATTCATTTATGGATAATGCACACGACAGACTAAAAGTTAATAAATAAAGGAGAAACAATGGAACTTATTCAAACAAATAATGCCCCTGCTGCTATTGGACCATACTCACAGGCCGTAAAAGCAAATGGGATGGTATATACATCAGGGCAAATAGCTTTAAAACCTGATGGTAGTGATGAATTACTTCAAGAAGATGTAGTTGTACAGGCTGTACAAGTGTTAAGAAATCTCGAAGCTGTACTTACAGAAGCAGGAAGCAGCATGGAGCAAGTTATAAAAACTACTATATTTTTAGCAGATATGGGAGATTTTGTAACAGTAAATGAAATTTATGAAGAAGCTTTTGGTTCTCATAAACCTGCTCGTTCAACAGTAGCAGTAAAAACTTTACCAAAGAATGCTCTTGTTGAGATTGATGCTATAGCATTAGCGAACTAATAACCTAACTTATATATAAAAGCCCTATAGCAGGGCTTTTTCTTCCCCTTATATTAAAATCTAATTACCTTTTTATTTCCACTATACCATCTTTTATTCGTTTAATTTTGTTCTTTTTTTAGAAATTCTTATTTTTATTATAAAAAATAGTTAATAATCTATTAATCTTTCTATGTATATAATGCTTACTTATGAATAAAATTAAATAAGGAAATAATTATGGTTTCATACAAAAAAATCGCTTTAACAGCATTATTAGGATTAGGACTTTTCGCAACAACTGTAAGTGCAGATGCTGCAAAAGGACAAAGAATTTATCAAAAGAAATTGAAAGAAGTTTGTGGTATGACAGGTGCAGTATTTGCAGCAAAACATTCTCAAGATGAATGGGCAGAAGCAAATGATAATGGTGAACTTGGTAAGGCAATGACTGAGATATGTCCAGCAGGAAAAGAGTTTTTTGAAAGTGATAAGTTTAAAAATAAGTTTTCTTCACATCTTTACGACTTTGTAAATGACTTTGCAAGTGACAGCGGTAATATCCCTAAGTGTTAATTGTATGCAAGTGCAGTGCACTTGCATAACAACCCTCAAATAAAAAATCAAAAAATAGGAAATATTTATGAGAAAAATTCTCCTTTCTTCTGTAGTGGTAAGTGCTTTATCATTAAATCTTTTTGGTGATGATATAGCAGACTTAAAAGCTGAAGTTAAAGCATTGACTACTAAAGTAAAAAAATTAGAAAAAAAGCAAAAAAGAACGAGCAAAACTCTTTCAAAGGTAAAAAAGCATGATGCTTTTGATAATGTAAAATTTGGACTCGATTTTAGAAATGCAGTTGATGTAATAGAGTATAAAAACAATAAAACGGGAGAGACAGCTTCTAATAACTCTCTACTCACAAGCAGACTTTATTTGACAATGGCATCTTCTCCAATTAAAGATCTTATTTTTCAAGGAAAATTGGCTGTATACTCTACATGGGGTTCACATCTTTATGTGGATGATAATGCACTCAAAGATTGGGCGGCTTCATCAAGACCTGCTGATACAGTGATGCGAATTAAAGAAGCTTATTTTATCTATAATACTGCTTTAGGTGAACAGCCTATCAGTGTTAGTGTTGGTCGACGCCCTGCAACAAACGGCTTTTTAGCAAATTATAGAGAGAATGAAAAAGTGGCAGGTTCCCCTTTGGCTCATATTACAAATATGGAAGTAAATGCTGCTATGGCAATGTTTAATCTCAGCCGTTTTGTAGATGGTGCATACACAAAGTTAGTATATGGTCGTGCACATAGTGGAGAGATGCAGAGTGTATACGGTGATAGCCCGGTAACTAGAATGCCTTATGCATTAAGCGGTGGGGATGTAAACGCAACTTTAGAAGATGAGAGTGTAGATTTCTTTGTATTTTTAGGTGATGGATATAATGATGGACAATATCAGTTAGCGTATCAATGGGCTCATATCTTTGATACAAAAGGGAAGGCATTAAATGGTGCTGGAGTAGCGGATGATGTAAATAAAGCAGCATCAGGTAGTGCAGATCTTGGAGCTCTTTCATTAAAAGTTGAAGGTGTTGGAGATGAGATCAGTGACTTTTTAGATGAGACAACACTTTTTCTATCGCTTGCAGCTACTAAATACAATCCAAAAGAGAATCATGAACTGCTTGGATCAAGGGAAAGTAAAACAGGATATTCTTATTGGATCGGAGCAGTTTTCCCTGATAGCATAACAGATGCTGGAAAATTTGGTTTGGAATATAATCATGGAACAAAGTACTGGACACCGATGACATGGGCAGAAGATACGGCAATCGGATCTAAAATAGCAGTACGTGGTGATGCTTATGAAGCGTACTGGAATTTTGATCTCTTTGGTGTGAAATATCTTCCATCACAGATCCGTTACACGTACGTACAACACAACTTTACACCAAACATTAACTGCGCAGGATGGGTAATACCAGAAGAGGTAGATATTACATCATCTGATTTGAGATTTGCAGTAAGTTATAGATACTAAAACGTTATAGAGTTAAAGGGGAAATTATGGATAAGAAAAATGAGTTTATGGACGAGATTGTAAATAACTCTGGGATGAGTCGTCGTGATGCTTTAAAAGTTATGGGGCTTTCACCAATTGCAGCCGGATTATTATTGAGTGGTGCTGCTGGTGAAGCTACAACAGCTGAAGCATCATCTTCTGCTGAAGGAAAAATTGTAATTGTTGGTGGTGGCTCAGGTGGGATCATGGCTATGGCAAGATTTCATTCGGCACTTTCAGACCCTGACATTACACTTATTGCACCAAATGAAAAACACTTGTATCAACCTGGGCAAGTTTTTATGGCAGCCGGTGAGTACACTTTTGAAGATATAGTAAAAGATAATAAAGACTTTATCCCTGAT
Above is a window of Sulfurimonas marina DNA encoding:
- a CDS encoding DUF3373 family protein, with product MRKILLSSVVVSALSLNLFGDDIADLKAEVKALTTKVKKLEKKQKRTSKTLSKVKKHDAFDNVKFGLDFRNAVDVIEYKNNKTGETASNNSLLTSRLYLTMASSPIKDLIFQGKLAVYSTWGSHLYVDDNALKDWAASSRPADTVMRIKEAYFIYNTALGEQPISVSVGRRPATNGFLANYRENEKVAGSPLAHITNMEVNAAMAMFNLSRFVDGAYTKLVYGRAHSGEMQSVYGDSPVTRMPYALSGGDVNATLEDESVDFFVFLGDGYNDGQYQLAYQWAHIFDTKGKALNGAGVADDVNKAASGSADLGALSLKVEGVGDEISDFLDETTLFLSLAATKYNPKENHELLGSRESKTGYSYWIGAVFPDSITDAGKFGLEYNHGTKYWTPMTWAEDTAIGSKIAVRGDAYEAYWNFDLFGVKYLPSQIRYTYVQHNFTPNINCAGWVIPEEVDITSSDLRFAVSYRY
- a CDS encoding RidA family protein, which codes for MELIQTNNAPAAIGPYSQAVKANGMVYTSGQIALKPDGSDELLQEDVVVQAVQVLRNLEAVLTEAGSSMEQVIKTTIFLADMGDFVTVNEIYEEAFGSHKPARSTVAVKTLPKNALVEIDAIALAN
- a CDS encoding cytochrome C produces the protein MVSYKKIALTALLGLGLFATTVSADAAKGQRIYQKKLKEVCGMTGAVFAAKHSQDEWAEANDNGELGKAMTEICPAGKEFFESDKFKNKFSSHLYDFVNDFASDSGNIPKC